Proteins encoded in a region of the Anaerolineae bacterium genome:
- the pruA gene encoding L-glutamate gamma-semialdehyde dehydrogenase encodes MLTPFRNEPLTDFSQPEHMRAFQAALDQVRSELGRMYPIIIGGERIQTAETFDSINPANPSQVVGRFAKANVELVNRAVEVAAQAFETWKRVPPEVRARYLLKAAAIMRRRKHEFSAWIVYEVGKSWAEADADTAEAIDFLEFYAREMMRLGGSQPVVAYPGREAELRYIPLGVGAVIPPWNFPNAILTGLTSAALVAGNTVVLKPASNAPTVAYKIVELFNEELMLPPGVLNFLPGSGGTIGDALVTHPKVRFIAFTGSKEVGLRIHELAARHQPGQLWIKRTILEMGGKDAVVVDETADLDAAAEGIVVSAFGYQGQKCSAGSRAILVDDIYDAALERIVARARQITVGPPELPSSWMGPVIDQAAFRKILDYIEIGHEEGRLVLGGHAIDTPDGGYFIAPTIFAEVDRRARIAQEEIFGPVLSVIRARDFEDALDIANGTEYGLTGALYSRDRLRLERARHEFHVGNLYFNRKCTGAMVGVEPFGGFNMSGTDSKAGGHDYLMLFMQAKAISEQW; translated from the coding sequence ATGTTGACCCCGTTTCGCAATGAACCGTTAACGGACTTCTCGCAGCCGGAGCATATGCGCGCGTTTCAGGCCGCGCTGGACCAAGTGCGTTCCGAGCTGGGACGTATGTACCCGATCATCATCGGCGGGGAGCGTATTCAGACGGCTGAGACGTTCGACTCTATCAACCCCGCTAACCCGTCCCAAGTGGTGGGACGTTTCGCCAAGGCCAACGTCGAGTTAGTCAACCGCGCCGTAGAGGTTGCAGCACAGGCCTTCGAGACTTGGAAGAGAGTTCCGCCTGAGGTACGGGCCCGCTATCTGCTGAAGGCGGCGGCTATCATGCGCCGGCGCAAACATGAGTTCAGCGCTTGGATCGTCTATGAGGTCGGCAAGTCCTGGGCGGAAGCCGATGCCGACACGGCTGAGGCGATCGACTTTCTCGAATTTTATGCACGGGAAATGATGCGTTTAGGTGGCTCACAGCCGGTGGTGGCATACCCTGGCCGAGAAGCCGAGCTTCGTTATATCCCGCTGGGGGTCGGCGCGGTGATCCCGCCCTGGAATTTCCCCAACGCGATCCTCACCGGCCTGACCTCGGCGGCCCTGGTGGCCGGCAACACAGTGGTGTTGAAGCCGGCCAGCAACGCGCCGACGGTGGCTTACAAAATCGTGGAGTTGTTCAATGAGGAGCTGATGCTGCCGCCGGGCGTGCTCAATTTCCTGCCGGGATCGGGTGGCACGATAGGCGATGCCCTAGTAACCCACCCCAAGGTACGCTTTATCGCCTTCACCGGCTCGAAAGAGGTAGGGCTGCGCATCCATGAGCTGGCCGCCCGTCATCAGCCGGGACAGCTTTGGATCAAGCGCACCATCCTGGAGATGGGTGGCAAGGATGCCGTGGTCGTAGATGAGACCGCCGACCTCGACGCGGCTGCCGAGGGGATCGTTGTATCGGCGTTTGGCTATCAGGGGCAGAAGTGCTCGGCCGGTTCACGGGCGATCCTGGTGGACGACATCTACGACGCGGCGCTTGAACGGATCGTGGCACGCGCACGGCAGATCACGGTAGGGCCGCCAGAGCTGCCATCCAGTTGGATGGGGCCAGTGATTGATCAAGCGGCCTTTCGCAAGATCCTAGACTACATCGAAATCGGTCACGAAGAGGGGCGGCTGGTGCTGGGCGGGCACGCTATAGATACGCCCGATGGTGGATATTTCATTGCACCAACCATCTTCGCGGAGGTAGACCGTCGCGCGCGCATCGCACAGGAGGAGATCTTCGGCCCCGTCCTTTCGGTGATCCGGGCCCGTGACTTCGAGGACGCGCTAGATATCGCCAACGGCACTGAGTATGGGCTCACAGGCGCGCTATACAGCCGCGATCGCCTACGGCTAGAGCGCGCTCGCCACGAGTTCCATGTGGGCAATCTGTACTTCAACCGCAAATGCACGGGCGCGATGGTCGGCGTGGAGCCGTTCGGAGGCTTTAACATGAGCGGCACCGATTCCAAAGCAGGCGGACATGATTACCTGATGCTCTTTATGCAAGCCAAGGCTATCAGCGAGCAGTGGTAG
- a CDS encoding Crp/Fnr family transcriptional regulator, with amino-acid sequence MMTSMNPMTLTRIVAQLPAEDPAFGQAVTIKSFRRGETVATPDELEQFLYILMSGCARLVRTTREGRRLVLAVLESGAIFGEGALLNAPTPDTFVEAQEDCTVWAIPAAEAKKMTSRHPILGWGLLQTFGARLAQVEARLEDVAYKKLPERLAALLLELADHRETTITGVSHQSLADTLGTYRETVSSILRDFKRQGLVSLGYRRIKILDAYGLAEIAGLVY; translated from the coding sequence ATGATGACCTCGATGAATCCCATGACGCTCACGCGGATTGTAGCTCAATTGCCTGCAGAAGACCCTGCGTTTGGCCAAGCGGTGACGATAAAGAGTTTCCGGCGTGGTGAGACGGTGGCTACCCCTGATGAACTGGAGCAATTCCTGTATATCCTGATGAGCGGATGTGCTCGGTTGGTCCGCACCACACGCGAAGGCCGGCGTCTGGTGTTGGCAGTGTTGGAGTCTGGCGCTATCTTCGGCGAGGGCGCGCTGTTAAACGCTCCCACTCCAGACACCTTTGTGGAGGCTCAGGAAGATTGCACCGTCTGGGCGATCCCTGCGGCTGAGGCGAAAAAGATGACCAGCCGACATCCGATCTTGGGCTGGGGACTGCTTCAGACCTTTGGCGCGCGTTTGGCCCAAGTCGAGGCTCGTCTGGAAGACGTCGCTTACAAGAAATTGCCTGAACGCTTGGCCGCGTTGCTGTTAGAGCTGGCAGATCACCGCGAGACGACGATCACAGGCGTCAGCCATCAATCGCTGGCAGATACGTTGGGCACCTATCGGGAGACTGTTAGCTCCATCCTTCGCGATTTCAAGCGGCAGGGGCTGGTGTCGTTAGGATACCGGCGCATTAAAATCCTAGATGCATATGGCCTGGCGGAGATCGCCGGGCTGGTTTACTAG
- a CDS encoding aconitase X catalytic domain-containing protein: MAKLDQALRLTNEEQAMLDGAEGPGVQRAMEIVVTLGRIYGAPDLVPITHAQIAGVSYKNLGEAGVAFLCRWADEGARVRVPTMLNPMGMEADRWQEMGISPDFARPQLALVDAFVRMGAQPTLSCTPYLLPQVSIRRGDHLAWAESSAVAFANSVLGAYTNREGGPSALAAAIAGRTARYGYHLDENRRAHYVVEVRCPMHDVADFGALGYLVGKQVGNGVPYFADLAQWLPPLLDDATVAGPASDRLKTLGAALAAYGAVALYHIAGYTPEARDLGERLIRPDARRLVVDSLAEAYRVMDADPELQRVDLVTIGCPHASLSEIEQVARMVRGRRLATRLWVTTARAIREQAAELGWVQAITEAGGEVVADTCAVVAPMRMIGIRSMATNAGKMACYAPAHSGVRMRFGSLEQCIEAALTGKWPQEK, from the coding sequence ATGGCTAAGTTGGATCAAGCTTTGCGTCTGACAAACGAAGAACAAGCGATGCTGGATGGCGCCGAAGGGCCCGGCGTGCAGCGCGCCATGGAGATCGTGGTCACGCTGGGGCGCATCTACGGCGCGCCCGACCTGGTGCCGATCACCCATGCTCAAATCGCTGGAGTTAGCTACAAAAACCTGGGCGAGGCCGGCGTCGCCTTTCTCTGCCGGTGGGCCGACGAGGGCGCACGCGTTCGAGTGCCTACCATGCTCAACCCGATGGGCATGGAAGCCGATCGGTGGCAGGAGATGGGGATCAGCCCTGATTTCGCCCGCCCACAGCTCGCCCTCGTAGACGCCTTCGTCCGAATGGGTGCCCAGCCCACGCTGAGTTGCACCCCTTACTTGCTTCCGCAAGTCTCCATCCGCCGTGGTGATCACCTGGCCTGGGCGGAATCATCCGCTGTGGCCTTTGCGAATTCGGTGCTGGGCGCGTACACCAATCGCGAGGGGGGGCCATCGGCGTTAGCCGCGGCGATCGCGGGGCGTACCGCTCGCTACGGTTATCATCTGGATGAGAACCGCCGCGCCCACTACGTCGTCGAGGTGCGTTGCCCTATGCATGACGTGGCCGATTTCGGCGCGCTGGGGTACCTGGTTGGCAAGCAGGTGGGTAACGGCGTTCCCTATTTTGCCGATCTGGCCCAGTGGCTGCCGCCGCTACTGGATGACGCTACAGTTGCAGGGCCGGCCAGCGATCGCCTGAAGACGTTGGGCGCAGCGCTGGCTGCCTATGGCGCCGTAGCCCTCTATCACATCGCCGGCTACACGCCAGAAGCCCGTGATCTAGGTGAACGGCTCATCCGGCCAGACGCGCGACGGCTGGTGGTGGATAGCCTGGCAGAAGCCTATCGCGTTATGGACGCCGATCCTGAGCTGCAGCGGGTGGACTTAGTCACTATCGGCTGCCCACATGCCTCCCTGAGCGAGATTGAGCAGGTAGCGCGGATGGTGCGCGGTCGCCGGCTGGCCACGCGCTTGTGGGTGACCACTGCGCGCGCGATCCGAGAGCAAGCTGCCGAGCTCGGCTGGGTCCAGGCGATCACTGAAGCAGGAGGTGAAGTGGTGGCCGATACCTGTGCGGTGGTAGCACCGATGCGTATGATCGGCATCCGCTCTATGGCGACCAATGCCGGCAAGATGGCCTGCTATGCCCCCGCTCACTCAGGCGTGCGTATGCGCTTCGGCTCACTGGAGCAATGTATCGAAGCGGCGCTGACGGGGAAGTGGCCCCAAGAAAAGTAA
- a CDS encoding ribbon-helix-helix domain-containing protein: MNIYVHRVETTLTDDQYELLMRLAEQSGRSPEELVRDAFVQAYAADPHWAKRLAALKRLLSLELPTGIWESS, translated from the coding sequence ATGAATATTTACGTTCACCGGGTGGAGACGACCCTGACAGATGACCAATACGAGCTATTGATGAGACTGGCCGAACAAAGCGGCCGCTCTCCAGAAGAGTTAGTGCGGGATGCTTTCGTGCAGGCATATGCAGCCGATCCTCATTGGGCAAAACGCCTGGCCGCGCTTAAACGGCTGCTCTCGCTCGAACTGCCCACGGGAATATGGGAATCGAGCTGA
- a CDS encoding LacI family transcriptional regulator, with translation MATLAEIARRLGVSEATVSRALNGRPGVSAATRQRVLTMAREINYLPNVAARSLATDRTYTIAFLTVRRFLPLSADPFYLHIMRGAEEELARHGYYLIVSTLNGTEDDLSNSFRLLGEKRVDGFILAGPEFSPRFILSLQSAGARMVLVDNMLLEGMVDCVLIEDEQGGYEATRHLLQHGHRRVGLLHGPDRWPSNRARREGYRRAMQEAGLSCYEVGQLETTIESGYRAMQEALARNSELTAVFAVNDSMAIGAMRAAREQGRRIPNDLAVVGFDDLEWATHCEPPLTTIRVYKRQMGIIAARRLIERIEEESVPMRTTVATQLVVRRSCGCNAEDPIGLES, from the coding sequence ATGGCAACACTGGCCGAGATCGCACGTCGCCTCGGCGTCTCTGAGGCCACTGTCTCCCGGGCTCTCAATGGTCGTCCAGGGGTGAGCGCCGCCACGCGACAGCGGGTGCTGACCATGGCCAGGGAGATAAACTATCTTCCCAACGTCGCTGCCCGTAGCTTGGCCACTGACCGCACCTATACCATTGCCTTCCTCACCGTACGCCGTTTCCTCCCCCTATCGGCCGATCCTTTCTATCTGCACATCATGCGCGGCGCTGAGGAGGAACTAGCCAGGCATGGCTATTACCTCATCGTTTCCACTCTGAATGGGACGGAGGATGATCTTTCCAACAGCTTCCGCCTGTTGGGGGAAAAGCGAGTAGACGGGTTCATCCTGGCAGGGCCGGAGTTCTCGCCCCGTTTCATTCTCTCACTCCAATCGGCCGGCGCTCGCATGGTCCTGGTGGACAATATGCTCTTAGAGGGGATGGTCGACTGCGTGCTGATAGAGGATGAACAAGGAGGTTATGAGGCCACCCGACACTTGCTGCAGCATGGTCATCGTCGTGTAGGCCTGCTCCATGGCCCAGACCGCTGGCCTTCCAATCGCGCTCGTCGAGAGGGTTATCGTCGTGCGATGCAAGAGGCTGGCCTCTCCTGTTACGAGGTAGGCCAACTGGAGACGACGATCGAAAGCGGTTATCGAGCCATGCAAGAGGCCCTTGCACGCAACTCGGAATTGACCGCCGTCTTTGCGGTTAACGACTCGATGGCCATAGGCGCTATGCGGGCTGCACGGGAACAGGGCCGGCGAATACCTAACGACCTGGCCGTCGTGGGCTTCGATGATCTAGAGTGGGCTACTCACTGTGAGCCACCTTTGACGACTATCCGGGTCTATAAACGTCAAATGGGGATCATTGCTGCTCGCCGGCTCATTGAGCGCATTGAAGAAGAAAGCGTGCCGATGCGCACCACTGTGGCTACTCAGTTGGTGGTGCGTCGCTCATGTGGTTGCAACGCTGAGGATCCCATCGGCCTAGAAAGCTGA
- a CDS encoding LysM peptidoglycan-binding domain-containing protein, with amino-acid sequence MIRQFHARALIFALIAMLTLGGGLASSNSLPAATIELLRNGSFEQGFAAVPSCGMVGIYWGCFQNGGTAEYGFFDDQWKPVVFDGQHSQLIEINTKQIGGDPDRYAGIYQTVDVIPGAMYRFTIRGMIRADDQDGDPWRYRVQVAFDHSGGSNWAAVSDWIELPWDTYYPRTAPGGFSEYTTTVIARGSRMTIFIRVWKKWGDWYREVDVNVDAISLIGPAPMAALVVPPVVPPPVAMPPPPTPSPAPSAAIPVSTCAGPNLVRNGDFEQGFYSWGVAYYWGWFHNGGRATYGFYDDQWSRVVYNGQHSQLIEINTYNMAAADADRYAGIYQIVDGLQPGALYELTIAGMMREEAAHPDEDPYRYRVQWGYAPHSQLDWALVTNWQELPWDAIYTRTDPGAFLTYRTTFIAPSPRVTLFIRAWKKWATTGRELDVNLDAIALRACQPLVTSPPVDDPIVHVVQPGEYLAAIAARYGTTVRAISRANGLRNPNRIYPGQRLVIPAASSATASAVAAPPPPTPSPSDSSGRETIYVVRPGDTLYEIAVRFGTTPYAIGRANSLRNLNWIYVGQRLIIPSM; translated from the coding sequence ATGATCAGGCAATTCCACGCGCGAGCCCTCATTTTTGCCCTTATCGCCATGCTGACGTTGGGAGGGGGCCTGGCCAGCTCCAACTCATTGCCAGCGGCAACCATCGAGCTGCTGAGGAACGGCAGCTTTGAACAGGGGTTCGCAGCCGTGCCCAGCTGCGGCATGGTTGGCATCTACTGGGGCTGCTTTCAAAACGGCGGCACCGCTGAATACGGCTTCTTCGATGACCAATGGAAGCCAGTGGTATTCGATGGTCAACATTCCCAACTGATTGAGATCAACACCAAACAGATCGGCGGGGACCCGGATCGCTACGCCGGCATCTATCAGACAGTGGACGTCATCCCCGGCGCAATGTATCGCTTTACAATCCGTGGGATGATCCGAGCCGATGATCAGGATGGTGATCCCTGGCGCTATCGCGTGCAGGTGGCGTTTGACCATAGCGGCGGCAGCAATTGGGCCGCAGTAAGCGATTGGATCGAACTGCCGTGGGATACCTACTACCCGCGCACCGCCCCCGGTGGCTTCAGCGAGTACACCACCACTGTGATCGCCCGTGGATCGCGTATGACCATCTTCATCCGGGTTTGGAAAAAGTGGGGGGACTGGTATCGCGAGGTAGACGTGAACGTGGACGCCATCAGCCTGATCGGCCCAGCTCCTATGGCAGCACTGGTGGTGCCTCCGGTTGTTCCTCCGCCTGTGGCCATGCCACCGCCGCCTACCCCGTCGCCAGCGCCTTCGGCTGCTATCCCAGTTTCAACCTGTGCTGGGCCGAATCTAGTACGCAACGGCGACTTTGAGCAGGGCTTTTACAGTTGGGGCGTGGCCTATTACTGGGGCTGGTTCCATAACGGCGGCCGGGCAACCTACGGCTTCTATGACGATCAGTGGAGCAGGGTTGTCTATAACGGTCAGCACTCACAGCTCATCGAGATCAACACGTACAATATGGCTGCGGCCGATGCCGATCGCTACGCTGGCATCTATCAGATCGTGGATGGCCTGCAGCCAGGCGCGCTATACGAGCTCACAATCGCCGGCATGATGCGGGAAGAGGCAGCCCACCCCGATGAAGATCCTTATCGCTACCGGGTGCAATGGGGATATGCGCCTCACAGCCAGCTGGATTGGGCCCTGGTCACCAACTGGCAAGAACTGCCGTGGGATGCCATCTACACACGCACGGATCCGGGCGCGTTCCTGACCTACAGGACCACTTTCATCGCGCCCAGCCCACGGGTGACCCTCTTCATACGGGCTTGGAAGAAATGGGCTACCACTGGACGCGAGCTAGACGTAAACCTGGACGCCATCGCGCTGCGAGCTTGCCAGCCATTGGTCACCTCACCGCCAGTAGATGACCCAATCGTCCACGTTGTGCAGCCTGGTGAATATCTGGCAGCCATCGCCGCACGTTACGGGACCACCGTGAGAGCCATCAGCCGAGCTAATGGCCTGCGCAACCCCAACCGCATTTACCCTGGCCAAAGGCTGGTGATCCCTGCAGCCTCATCCGCTACCGCTTCAGCTGTAGCCGCTCCACCACCACCGACACCATCGCCCTCTGATTCCAGCGGCCGCGAAACGATCTACGTAGTACGTCCCGGCGATACCCTCTACGAGATCGCTGTCCGTTTCGGAACGACGCCTTACGCCATCGGCCGGGCGAACTCGCTGCGGAACCTCAATTGGATCTACGTAGGACAGCGGCTAATCATTCCCTCCATGTAA
- the ftsH gene encoding ATP-dependent zinc metalloprotease FtsH — translation MGSKVIRNGLIYLVLFIALATFLFTSFARGRDDIPHITLDRVAQQANEGTIAHILVRGEDLEITYREGTGPIPKARSRKEPDAGIIETLVNLGVPQERLAEIDFEFAPPSRWENWGAILGTLLPLILVGAFFFFLLRQAQGAGNQAFAFGKSRARMFTGDKPTVTFDDVAGADEAKQELQEVVEFLKEPQKFAALGARIPKGILLVGPPGTGKTLMAKAVSGEAGVPFFSISGSEFVEMWGGGGASRVRDLFDQAKRNSPCIVFVDEIDAVGRHRGAGLGGSHDEREQTLNQILVEMDGFDTDTNVIVMAATNRTDILDPALLRPGRFDRQVVMDRPDMKGREAILRVHVRGKPLAGDVDLGVLARQTPGFVGADLENVVNEAAILAARRNKRAISMAEFEEAIERVVAGPERRSRLISEEEKRIIAYHEAGHALVRRMLPGADPVAKVSIVARGMSLGYVRRMPERDYVLISRSKFEDEMAATLGGRAAEEIVFGDVTDGAADDLEKVTKMARAMVTQYGMSDRLGPLQFGQKDELIFLGREIAEQRNYSELVAREIDREVRRFVETAYHRAREIILAHRAKLDEIAQRLLREETIEGDEFEAMFQDLPKRSTPEPVPV, via the coding sequence ATGGGCTCGAAGGTTATACGCAACGGGTTGATTTACCTGGTGCTTTTCATTGCGCTGGCGACCTTCCTTTTCACTAGCTTCGCGCGCGGCCGAGACGATATCCCCCATATCACATTAGACCGCGTGGCTCAACAGGCCAACGAGGGTACTATCGCTCACATCCTCGTGCGCGGCGAAGACCTGGAGATTACCTACCGGGAGGGCACCGGGCCTATCCCCAAGGCTCGCTCACGAAAAGAGCCGGACGCCGGCATTATTGAGACTTTGGTGAACTTAGGAGTACCTCAGGAGAGGCTAGCAGAGATCGACTTCGAATTCGCGCCGCCGAGCCGATGGGAGAACTGGGGAGCGATCCTGGGCACGCTGCTACCTTTGATCCTGGTGGGCGCGTTTTTCTTCTTCCTGCTCCGGCAGGCTCAGGGGGCTGGCAATCAGGCGTTCGCGTTTGGGAAGAGCCGGGCGCGGATGTTCACGGGGGACAAGCCGACGGTGACGTTTGACGATGTAGCCGGTGCAGATGAGGCCAAGCAGGAGCTGCAGGAGGTGGTGGAGTTTCTCAAGGAGCCGCAGAAGTTTGCGGCCCTGGGGGCGCGCATTCCCAAGGGGATTTTGCTGGTGGGGCCGCCGGGGACGGGGAAGACGCTGATGGCCAAGGCGGTGAGTGGGGAGGCGGGGGTGCCGTTTTTCTCCATCTCGGGGTCGGAGTTTGTGGAGATGTGGGGGGGGGGGGGGGCGAGCCGGGTGCGGGACCTGTTTGACCAGGCCAAGCGGAACTCGCCGTGTATTGTGTTTGTGGACGAGATTGATGCGGTGGGTCGGCATCGGGGGGCGGGGTTGGGGGGTTCGCATGATGAGCGGGAGCAGACGTTGAACCAGATTTTGGTGGAGATGGATGGGTTTGACACGGACACGAATGTGATCGTGATGGCGGCGACCAATCGGACGGACATATTGGATCCGGCGTTGTTGCGGCCGGGGCGGTTTGATCGGCAGGTGGTGATGGATCGGCCGGACATGAAGGGGCGGGAGGCGATTTTGCGGGTGCATGTGCGGGGGAAGCCGTTGGCTGGGGATGTGGATTTGGGGGTGTTGGCGCGGCAGACGCCGGGGTTTGTGGGGGCGGACTTGGAGAATGTGGTGAATGAGGCGGCGATTTTGGCGGCGCGGCGGAACAAGCGGGCGATCTCCATGGCGGAGTTTGAGGAGGCGATTGAGCGGGTGGTGGCGGGGCCGGAGCGGCGGAGCCGGCTGATCTCAGAGGAGGAGAAGCGCATCATCGCCTACCACGAAGCCGGCCACGCCCTGGTGAGGCGGATGCTCCCTGGCGCCGACCCTGTCGCTAAGGTTTCCATCGTGGCACGCGGGATGAGCCTGGGGTATGTGCGCCGAATGCCGGAGCGCGACTATGTGCTCATCAGCCGCTCGAAGTTCGAGGACGAGATGGCTGCTACCCTCGGCGGCCGCGCGGCTGAGGAGATCGTGTTTGGAGACGTCACCGACGGGGCCGCGGATGACCTCGAGAAGGTAACCAAGATGGCGCGAGCCATGGTGACCCAATACGGCATGAGCGACCGGTTAGGGCCGCTCCAGTTTGGGCAGAAAGATGAGCTGATCTTCTTGGGCCGCGAGATCGCCGAGCAGCGTAACTACTCTGAGTTGGTCGCTCGCGAGATAGACCGAGAAGTGCGGCGATTCGTCGAAACCGCATATCATCGGGCCCGTGAGATCATCCTGGCCCATCGCGCCAAGTTGGACGAGATCGCTCAACGGCTGTTGCGAGAGGAGACCATCGAGGGTGACGAGTTCGAGGCGATGTTCCAGGACCTGCCCAAGCGATCGACGCCCGAGCCAGTGCCTGTTTGA
- the fabF gene encoding beta-ketoacyl-ACP synthase II — protein MQDKGRSIDGASPRVVITGIGAITPLGLTWQDSWKAMLEGRSATRPITHFDASGFPTRIAALVKDFDPTKYMELKEAKRLGRITQFGWAAVLEAVSHACLDLSREDPERVGLDIGSAFGALDILEEQSHTLRDHGPRRINPAVAPAVLISTTPCYVAIRMGIQGPVNSQVTACASGIVSIGEAARRLQRGEVDVMLAGGADAYASPLIMAAFSRLGAMSTRNDEPERACRPFDRTRDGMVLGEGAVIMVLETLEHAQARGARILAEFAGYSLTADAYNLAAPEPTGRGAARAMSKALAESGLSPEDVDYICAHGTGTQLNDASETAAIKRTFGEVAYQIPVSSIKSMVGHMMGAAGAASAAVLVQAINDGIIPPTINYQEPDPECDLDYVPNKARCVRVDAAMCNAFGFGGQNASLLLKRFQP, from the coding sequence ATGCAGGACAAGGGGCGAAGCATAGATGGTGCGAGCCCTCGCGTGGTGATTACAGGCATAGGTGCGATTACGCCGTTGGGATTGACCTGGCAGGATTCCTGGAAGGCGATGCTGGAAGGGAGATCGGCGACTAGGCCGATTACGCACTTTGACGCGAGCGGCTTTCCCACGCGCATCGCAGCTTTGGTTAAAGACTTCGATCCTACCAAGTACATGGAGCTTAAAGAGGCTAAGCGGCTGGGACGGATCACTCAATTCGGTTGGGCGGCCGTCTTAGAAGCGGTCTCCCACGCTTGTCTAGACCTTAGCCGCGAGGATCCCGAGCGCGTGGGCCTGGACATCGGCAGCGCGTTCGGCGCGCTAGATATTCTAGAGGAGCAATCGCACACGCTGCGCGACCACGGCCCTCGGCGCATCAACCCCGCCGTTGCGCCGGCGGTGCTCATCAGCACGACGCCGTGCTACGTCGCGATCCGGATGGGAATTCAAGGGCCGGTCAATTCTCAAGTGACGGCCTGCGCCTCCGGGATCGTCTCCATCGGCGAGGCTGCGCGCCGCTTGCAACGTGGCGAGGTGGATGTCATGTTGGCTGGTGGGGCCGACGCCTATGCATCACCGTTGATCATGGCCGCGTTCAGCCGTCTAGGCGCCATGTCCACCCGCAATGACGAGCCGGAGCGCGCCTGTCGTCCCTTCGATCGCACGCGGGACGGTATGGTGCTCGGTGAGGGGGCTGTGATCATGGTGTTGGAAACGCTAGAGCATGCTCAGGCGCGCGGCGCCCGCATTCTGGCCGAGTTCGCCGGGTATAGCCTGACCGCGGATGCCTACAACCTGGCTGCTCCTGAGCCCACCGGCCGCGGCGCGGCCCGGGCGATGTCCAAAGCTCTGGCCGAGTCCGGCTTGAGCCCAGAGGACGTGGACTACATTTGCGCTCATGGCACCGGCACCCAGCTCAACGATGCCTCGGAAACGGCTGCCATCAAGCGGACCTTTGGCGAAGTGGCGTATCAGATACCGGTCAGCTCCATTAAGTCCATGGTCGGGCACATGATGGGCGCGGCCGGCGCTGCCTCAGCAGCCGTCCTCGTGCAGGCGATCAACGATGGGATCATCCCTCCCACCATCAACTATCAGGAGCCGGACCCAGAATGCGATCTGGATTACGTGCCTAACAAGGCCCGTTGCGTCCGGGTAGATGCAGCGATGTGCAACGCGTTCGGGTTTGGCGGCCAGAACGCCAGCCTATTGCTGAAGCGTTTCCAGCCTTAA
- a CDS encoding type II toxin-antitoxin system VapC family toxin: MVESFSGMMLLDADVCVHAVMPASPAREACAWVMSEIAHGRLSAAIDVEVVREILDRLGRAGARDKARQLVESLMEIVPIQFPLEARDLQLAADFCRMPRMTHLRPSGCIHLAIMQRHGLSTILSLDPAYDGFPNVIRLNPQTLYKSRSKA, translated from the coding sequence ATGGTGGAAAGTTTCTCAGGCATGATGCTTTTGGATGCAGATGTCTGCGTGCATGCTGTGATGCCGGCAAGCCCGGCACGTGAAGCCTGTGCCTGGGTCATGTCTGAGATCGCTCATGGCCGGCTGAGCGCGGCTATTGACGTCGAGGTCGTACGAGAGATCCTCGATCGGCTGGGCAGAGCGGGAGCGCGCGATAAAGCTCGCCAGCTGGTGGAAAGTCTGATGGAGATCGTCCCCATCCAGTTTCCCTTAGAGGCTCGCGATCTCCAACTGGCGGCGGACTTCTGTCGGATGCCGAGGATGACGCATTTGCGGCCCAGCGGTTGCATCCATTTGGCCATCATGCAACGTCATGGGCTGAGCACGATTCTCTCCCTGGATCCAGCCTATGATGGCTTCCCCAACGTTATCCGGTTGAACCCTCAGACGTTGTACAAGAGCCGTTCCAAAGCTTGA